The sequence gtgagtttgagccccacatggagttctgtgctgacatcacagagcctgcttgggattctgtttccctctctctctgcctctcccccactaactctctgtctctcaaaataaagaaataaataaacattaaaaaaatttaagtacactagatggaataaataacaggttagaagaagcagaagaatgaatcaccAATCTGGAGGACAGAGTATTGGGAAGTAATTAAGCTGAGcaagtgagagaagaaaaattatgcGAAATTAGAATAGACTcggggaactcagtgactccatcaactgtaataacattcacattaggGATCCCAGagaagaataagagagagaaaagggagaagaaaatttatttgaagaaataagggcTAAAAACTTTGCAAATTTGCGGCAGGAAACAAATGTAGATCCAGTAGGCACAGAGctctcccaacaaaatcaaccaagGAGGTCCACAGAAGACACATAGTAATTGAAATGTCACAAAGCAGTgataaagaaagaatcttaaaagcagcaagaggaaagaaaacacatacaaTGGAAATGCCAGAAGTCTATCAGCAGATTATTCAACAGAAACCTAGCAGGTCAGAAGTAAGTGggcataatatatttaaagtgctgaatgggaaaaacccACAgttcaagtgtccactgatagatgaatggataaagaggggtatatgtacatatacaatggaatattattcagccaaaaaaaaaaaaaaaaaaggataaaatcttaccatttgtaacaacatggatggctcTAGAAGAGTACAATGCTAAGGTAAATAAGCcaaccagacaaagacaaataccatatgatttcactcatatgttgaacttagaaacaaaacaaataaagaaaaaagagacaaaccaaaaacagactcttaactacagagagcaaactctggttaccagagggaagaagaggatgggtgagataggtgaAGGTTATTAAAAGTACagttatcagggcacctgggtgactcagttggttgagcgtctgacttcagctcaggtcatgatctcatggttcgtgagtttgagccccacgtcaggctctgtgctgtcagctcagagcctggagcctgcttcagattctgtgtctccctctctctctctctgctcttccctgcttgtgctctgtctctgtctctcaaaactaaacattaaaaaaaaatttttttaataaataaaagtagttatCTTGTTGAGCCCTGActtaatatatggaattgttgaatctctaaattgtatacctgaaatgaatataacactgtatgttaaccacactgaaattaaaatttttaaaaaataaaagtaaaaagtctACTTTTATCTTACTCCTGCCATTTTAGGGCCTGCCTGTTGTTAAGAGGTTATTGAATACATTTCTGGACCTTTTCCTGTGGGTGTATCTGCTTAAAGaggttgagaaaaaaattttaaggccatttaaaaatatatacaatgggagCATCTGGGTCTgataagcatctgcctttggctcaggttatgatttcacggttcatgagttcgagccctacatcgggctctctactttccacacagagcctgcttcagatcctctgtctccccaccttctctgtcccttccccgctcacacgtgtgtgcttgctcgctctctggctctctctctcagaaatacataaataacttaaaaaaaaaaaatatatatatatatatatatatggagagagagagagagagagagagatcagaagtACCACCTCAGCTTGGAACACCTGAGATAGGCAAATGCTGGTGCTCTGAACAAGGGGTGAGCAGGATTTCTGCCATAGCTGCCAAGCTCTGATCACCATTCTTAAGGAATATTACACACAAACCACTAAGCTACAGTCACAGCCTTGTCTCGATGTTCCTTGTAGGTCTTTGGGTCAACAGAGTTGTTCCAGGTTAAAATTGCTGAATTCTGATTCAAATTTCTGTAttcctttggattctctcttccaGATGTTTTTCCCTACATGACCTTGATGAATTGCCTTAGTCCATGGCTCCcacctgagagctttttctcACTGTCACTTGCTTTGGTCATTTAAGGTATGGGATCCTCTTGGGCCTACGGGTCTAGACCCTGCAGGTCTAGAACCTGCATCATATCATATactgtctttttctggtttcttgggcccttctaaatttttcttaaagggagaattataagaaaatgcaagagaactatttaataaaaattaaaaatttttaaaagtcattacaTGAATTGGAGAGTGATGGTTACACACTGAAAGAATCCAGTGGGGTCCAAAATGTAGTAATCTCTATCATAAGAGATTgcagcggggagcctgggtggttgtcggttgagcgtctgacttcagctcaggtcatgatctcacagtttgtgggttcgagccctgcgtcgggctctgtgctgacagctcagatcctggagccttcttcagattctgtgtctccctctctctctgcccccccccccccccactcacactctgtctctgtctctcaaaaatgaataaacgttaaaaaaaaattaaaaaaaaaaaaggaacagaacacTGGCTAAAAGACAGAGGCATGTTTTTTATGCCAGCAGAGCACTGTGTCACCCTAAGTCATTTAATTTGCCTGGGATCCcattcctcatctgtacaatgcaGATCACTGAGGCCCTGTCCACTGTGAGTTAAGCCCTATATAACAGTGGTTTACACTCTTCTCCGAGTGACTCTTGAAGactgttttcctgttttataattttttttaatgtttatttatttttgagagagagagcaagagacagagcatgagcagtggaggggcagagagaaagagagggagacacagaatcagaagcaggctccaggctctgagctgtcagcacagagcccaacgcggggctcaaactcacaaactgagatcgtgacctgagctgaagtcgaacactcaaccaagtgagccacccaagcgccccctgttttcctgttttaaaacaaaGGGGTAACAGAGGGAGTACAATATAAGAAACTGAACACATCAAGTTTTTACCATTGTTTTaattagtaaaagaaaatcaacagaagTCAAATTATATGCAACAATGGCTCTAACATGCAAGAAGTCAATAGGAATTTTATATAGGAAATGCCTTATGCACTATAACAGATTACCAATAATTTGACAGTTATCTTTCAAAACATTTCCCAATTCCCAGCAGAGTATGCAAATTGGAAGTTAATTCTAAACATGCATAGCTATATTCTTATTGAGTTTTGTGTGAAGAGACTGGAGAGTTCAGATCTGGCAAAGAAACTAATGGTGAACGTGaggattctctcctccccaccccacctctaaGCTTCCAGCCCTGAAACGTACATCTATATGCCTAGACAGGTCAAATATGCCAGACAGTGCCCATTAGAGAATTATCAAGTAGATTATACTTGTATTATCATCAATATAACTTTATGATTTGTATCATGGAACATAAAAGGCtaacagcattaaaaagaatgcaGGATTTGGGAATAGTCCAATTTAAATGCACCATCttcaaacctgaaaaaaaaagaaaaaaggcttgttagcaaatgcatttattttattttatttggattacAGATCACATCAACACACTTGTCTAACTTCTGCTGTGTAAATCACTGTTTGTAAAAGAAATAGCTGCAGACAATTATCCAAACCCATTACCAAGAGCATATCCCATGAATTTATCCCATTGGTTTTCCTATAACCTTAGAGGAAAGAATGCTGGTATTAGAGGTAGGGTCCTGGCTCTCCCATTTAGtaactgtgtgactctgggcaggtCACCCAAACTCTCTGATGCTCTCTCAAATCGATTTCCCTGTGCTAGAACATAATGGGAAATTTGAATAGGTTTTCGCTATGATGGTACCCTATGAAGTAGAATTTCACTGAAAAGctgtattttctatctctgtATTCCAACCAACAATGCAGAGAAGTCCAATTCCTCCCTCTCTCACGCTGCTAGAAGTTTCTATAGATACATATATTATAGTATCTTTAAATTGCATCATAacaatgtttccatttcttgtatttaaaaaaaaattttttttgagagagagagagcaagagacagagagtgagcagagaggggcagagagaaagacagggagacaaagaatctgaagcaggctccagcctctgagctgtcagcacagagcctgatgcagggctcaaacccatgaactgtgaggtcatgacctgagccaaagtcggacacttaaccaaccgagccacccaggcgcccctccatttctctcctctATTGGACTGGAGCCTCTAGAAGGCAAACACAGCGCCCACACACTAAGGCTGAACAAGAGACTGAAGGAACAGGATGTCTGCAGAATCATGTCACTCCTCTCTTCGGGCTGAATAACAAAGCAACTGCTATGCAAAGGAAGAGAACAGTTCATTTCTGAAGGCCCAGAGATGCACACTGTAGAAGTGGAAGAAGAAAGATCAGACCTTCGCAGGAAATGTAGGTAAACTGGCTGCCCCTATCCTGTTACACCACTCCAACAGCTCCTCTGACTTTGTTTAGAGGGCTAGGGACGCCAGCAGCATTAGACTAGGGCTACATACCTTTCTCATGCCActccacaggaaaagaaaatgtattccgTGTAGGATTATTTGCCTGCTGAAATGCTATCCTGATTAATATATTCCCTATAATGAGGGTTATCCTATTAGAGTTGTCTTTAGTCCCAGGACAGTGAAACAAGAAAGTATTTTCACCTACCTCCATGATGCTGGTTACTTATCTCgctctacaaaaaagaaaatggagaaagacagtaagttttacttttaaaataccatATGCTAACAAATGTCTAAAACTGTTACAAATGAGGCTGTTAGAATAGCCTGCTGTCCCTAACCATGAATACTCAGTAGGGCCAACCTTGCCTACTAGGCTCAGATCCCAACCCATCAAGGGAGTACTGGATAAGGTACTAGGATAGCAGGTCTCACAAAGGCCTGTGCCTCCCTGAGACTTTTGATGGTTCTACATACCCATGAGGCTGTCAGGAAAGCCCAAAGAAGCTAGCAGGTAAGAAACATTAGGAGTTTGTGTGCATTTGTGCAATTGCTGGTTACTGCTGCTCCCTGTTTTTGCTACAGGGAAACTACTGTTTTAGGGATCATGCTGTGCAGAGGTCTCTCAAGGTGCCACTAATCAGAGCTTTACAATGTTCCCTGTCAATTGCAGtatgcagatttttttatatCAAAGCGTCTTTAAGCTGTGCCTATTCTCAGATACAACTGTCAGTAGCTAAGGAAAGAACTTAAAAACTTACCCCACATAACGACCGTGGGCTCACTGAGAGTAGTATGATTCACCTGGCAGCTATACTCATCTTCAACAGTGGGAGTAAATTCGGTGTGGACCAGAAGATAGAAAGTCCAGTCCCTGTTGAAGGACAGATCTGTCTGTTCCGCTTCcatcttctttccattcttcatCAAGGTGATATCAATTTGTGGTGGGTGGAACCCCGAAACGTAGCAGTTCAGAAAATTTGGCTTTCCATTCTCTGCTGGGTGACGGGAGTAAACCTGAACCTTTGGAGGATCTGAGGGACATcaaggaaagacaaatgaaagTTGCACGGTATTTCACTTGGGGCCACCTTGGTCTAAAGCTAGACTGGGCAACAATGTTTAAATCTGATCACTGATTTCTCCCAATTCCATTTCCACTCTGTCTACTTTTCTAAAAAGCTACCCATTTTGAGGGATAAACCATGATTTAGTATCTTTTTCACATACTTTCTCTACTCgtggctttttggtttttttctacaGATTTCTAGTAGTATTGTCTTCTGTCACTGGAGTTTGTGCCAAATCTTTAAGACCTTTATGTGGAGACTCTCAAGAACTTTTGATGGCTTCTCAGCACCCATATAATTCCTCAACACATGTCTCAAGAGTCCTCATGATTTGGCCCCACCCTCCTTTTCAaacttcatttctcatttcatacACTCTCCATAATAGCCACATCAAAAAACTCATGTTACTGTACTTTGTTTcagcctatcttttttttttttttttttttttttactgtttattactttcttttttggttCATGCTCCTGCCTAGACCCACACCCATCTGACTTCTCAATATGTATTAAGtgtctagaatagtgcctggcacataccaaTTGCTCTGTAAGTGGCACATGTTGTTATTAGTATTACCTCAAACAAAACTTAAATGCCTACAGAAGTCAGAAGATACCATAAATGAGTGATATGGGCTCGGTAAGAACATTATGGAAGGGTGAAGACCGTGGCAAATGGGAAAGAACATATTCTCCATTTTGACTAAGTGGAGTAATGTGTGTAAAAGtgggatttgcatttttaattagcaCCCTCAAGTGATTGCTACAACTAGCCATGTTGGAAATACATTGCTGCTATAGAATATGCTTTTCCAAAATGGGATGCATAACTAGATCTACCCTGGGGATATGGAAAGAAACTATCAAAAACTCTACTTCCATATTTTTCATCCAATGAAGAGAAGTATTACTGCTACTAAGCACACAGACTGACACTAATTCATGTGTATAATTcacttttaaatacacacacatgcagggTACAAGATCACTAAAAGGCAACTCCTCCATGTCCAGGATGTGATAGGGAGGAGTGCCAGGATATTCTGACCAAATATATCTGTCTACAAACACCCCATCATCAAAGGAAAGATCACCAGCCCCAATAGGAGCTACACTGGGGATCCCAATgaagctttgattttttttcattaagttaaAGTGAGGACAAATCAGAAAGCATTTTATATTGGAGCTTCTAATAATTAGAACATAATAAATACCACAAGAATCAGAGCACAAGTTCATCAGGCCTAGAATTCTCTCTATGAGGGAGCCAGGCAGGGTTCTGCAAGAACATCACAATAATCTCTTCTGAGAGGAAGATGAGTATCAGATAAGCcttggtttgtttctgggctcagCCACTTACTGGCTCTGTGACTTTTGGACAGTTCTTCTGAAGCTTAATTGAAAAATCAACTTATGTGCACACTGAAACAAAACCCACACAGGGACAGAGCAAAAAATAGACCTCCCCCACAACAGAAATCATCATTACCCATTTCTTATGTATCTTCTAGAAGTGATCTATTCATGGCATGTATTACCCTAGAAATTTTCAaagtaagatttttcttttaatgtgagcttatttttttaaagatttctataGTTGCCAGCAAATATCAATAATAGTAACTGTGCTTTACTTTGTAAACAGATTATAAATACCTTTATCTCATGATCAAAAGATCCAGCTTCACAGAGGCTTTTGTGAGGGGAAAATGTGAGAGGGTCTGGTATATTGAAAGGTATATAGACCGTGCTCAGGATCTAGAGTGTCCATGACAGACAACCTGGCCAACCAGGTTGATTATCCTTATCACTGGTTTTACAATCTCCCTGACTTGTAAACCTTCgctttttcaaaacagaaagtaGAGGCTTAGTTCTTATTGGAAAGAACCAGGCAAAGAGCCGAAGAGGAAGCCCtctgtgaagaaaaggaaacaaggcCCGAATGCTCTCCAGCTTGCTACAAGAATCTCACACCCGAAGGTGACAAGGAGGTACTGGAAAACCACAGGCAGTAGAGCCAAAGTTGagccattttccccccaaaaatgttCTAGTCCCCCTCGACTGTCTGCCATTTCTCCCACGTTGTGTGTTTAAGTTAAACGCTCGGTATCTCCCTTTCTTTATCTGTGAGATGCTGATGATAACCATTATATTTACATTCGTAAGCTCATCTCAAAATCAAGTGACATAAAGCACAAAAGGTCCCCGGCACGTTCCATACCAATAACTAGTAGCTCTTATGATTATTAAAAGCGACATGTAATGGCAACAAGTGAATTAAATGATGTGAAAGCGCTTTGTAACACCTCAAAGCAGTCTACAAATGCCACGTGCGgatccctcccctgtttgttgGGCGGGTGAACCCGCCGGGCGTGCCGGAGAAATCCGCGATCCGAGTGGAGTAGAGTTGCAGGGGACCGAAGTACCTGCGCGGTGCCTCCCGCAAGCCCAGTCGGACGTCTCCACCCATTTACAGCCTGGGATCCCGCGTCCTTAGGACCCGCCTTCCAGCCCTCCCAGGCAGCTGCGCTCGGGAAACTTGAGGTTACGCGGAAGAGAAACCCTCCCCCACCTCGGTCGTTCCGAAGTCTGTCATCACCCCGAAACTTTGTCCTGACCCACCTGGCACGGGCACGCCGAAGGCGTCCCCCGTCCCTCTCTCCCGAAGAAGTAAAAGGATACTTGTGTCCTGGGCTcacacccctccccactgcccggCCACCCCACCGCTACCCGGCCCGGAGACCAAGCCCGCGGCTAGTccccagggaggagaaggagtgGGTGACTTACAGAGTTAAAGCTGAGAGAGCCAAACAGATCGGGGTACAGAAGAGGAAGGGCTAGAACAAGAGGGGACACTCACGCTGGACGGCATCCAGGTGGGACAGATAGAGCAGTCCGAGCAGGACCAAGACCACAAAACGCGCCATTGCTAGCAGAGCAGCGCCAGAAGTAGGACTGGCCAGCCAGCCCTGCGCCTCTACTTATATGCCACGCGCGCACAGCCAATCAGAACGCTTACGGCAGGGGCCGTCACTTGTCTCCTAGCGCGCGGTGCCGGGCCAGGTTAGAGAGGGGGACTTCCccgttttcagtttcattttcctaTAACGTCCCTTGATGCTTAGAAAGGCTTGGGCTGGGCCGAGTAGTTTCGCTGTCTATAAACCCGCGCCCTTCGATTTGGGGTGCACGCCAGAGCTTGTGCGGAGGGCCTCCTATCCTAGAACTTCGGGCTGGAAGTACTCTGGTCCAGCCCCTCTCTGAGAACCAGCCAGCCTCAGAGTGACTTGCTTACCATGTCCCTAGCAGGACCTGAGGACATGTGGTTTTCATtcaagaaaactgaagcccagaaagaTTAAGAGCGCGGACAAAGGATGAATGGTGTGGGGCAGAATAAGAACTTCGATTAAGAACTATGGCCCCGGAAATATAATGTAGGGTTACGGGTTCTCTGAGTAAGAAAAGCAGTCCCCAAGCCTCGAGGTCTCTTGAGGACAGCTCAGAGAACTGTCCAGAATGGACAAGGACCTTATTGCTTCCTCAATTCCTTCAGGCCAAAGTTTGCTTTTGTAAAGCCCTGTGCCAAGAAAATTTTCCCTGTATCTTCCTGCTGTTGTTTAGGtaattttcttagttttgttgatttgtgAGAAAAACAACCACTGCCAAAGCAGTAACTGCCTAGAGCTTTAGAGTTTACAGACCCCTTTAGGTACGTCATTCCTTTGGAATTACCACACTGGAATGGCGCCTGATACATAGCAGGTATTCCgtaaatggaatgaatgaatgaatgaatgaatgaacgaacggaCGAATGATTGAATGAACAAACCGGTAAATATGTGAATAAACGGTAGGAGATAGGAATCACcccattaatttttatgaataagGGATAACAAAAGCTGAGACTAGGATTCAAACTTGCCTGATGCTATTGCCATTCATGCGTTAGACTCTTGGAAAATAAGGGCTCTGAAATTTTAGTGAGAATTTGGATTGCATGGGCCATAGGTCCAGCCAAAGAAGTCAAACCTACTGACTGTAAGAGCTTAACAATGTTGGACAGACCCACTAAGAAAACTTACTCTCCAGACATACCATAAAAAAGATGCTGACATCACATGACAACTCAGTCCAGCAGTCTTTTCTCAACCATGGGGGCGGGAGAGACGGAGATCTTGGAAATCACCATGGTTTTCAGTTAAAGGGAGTTGGGTTGTGATTCCCCAAAAAGCCAACAAATATGTTATGTTATagatttcttttatgtatttttagaccTCGTAATAACCCCTAATGTGGAAGCCACGTCTGAACTAGAAAAACAATACTCTCCACAGATctaatgaaatgagataatgcacagaGAGCCTCACACAGTTCCTAGCAGagtgttttataatgtttaaCAAATGTACTATGATTATTGTTGTTACATACCTAGTTTTCCTACCAGCTCAATCTATAACTCTCTTGTGGTACAAGAATAATTGTCATGCATAAAGTTACAAGTAAACCAATTCTTGCTTctcccatttgtgtgtgtgtgtgtgtgtgtgtgtgtgtgtgtgtgtgtgtgtgtgtgtgtgtttaactcaTTTAAGGATCTTAAGGCCTGAAATGTTAGTGTTGAAGTGTTTTCTAGTGCCCTGAGAGTATAGGAAGACTCATGGCTATATTTTACCTCTAAATTCCCTGTTTACTACATCATAGAGAAATACTATACTTAAAATTCATTATAGATAGATTCTGACGTATTCACTtagaaaaccaatttaaaaagcaattttaaaatgcagcaaagacaaaaagataacaattaaaaaaaataaaatgcagtaaatacagaaaagtatatcTTCCAGTTTTCTGTGTTTGGGGAACTCCTGTATTTTCCTTGAATTTCCATTTATGACATGCTTTGAGTAGTGAGAATGAAAATGAGatataaagtttgtttgttttattgagaCCGTTTGTCTAGGAGGGTAAGCTTGTAGAAATCACAAACATGGCAATTTAATAGTGTTATTTCCCAGTCGTGGGTATAGcagctgtacttttttttttttttttttttttttttttttttttttttttt comes from Panthera tigris isolate Pti1 chromosome B3, P.tigris_Pti1_mat1.1, whole genome shotgun sequence and encodes:
- the B2M gene encoding beta-2-microglobulin produces the protein MARFVVLVLLGLLYLSHLDAVQHPPKVQVYSRHPAENGKPNFLNCYVSGFHPPQIDITLMKNGKKMEAEQTDLSFNRDWTFYLLVHTEFTPTVEDEYSCQVNHTTLSEPTVVMWERDK